The Calorimonas adulescens genome has a segment encoding these proteins:
- a CDS encoding PTS ascorbate transporter subunit IIC — protein MSTAQWLADNIFGQPAFLIGLVALVGLLLQNKPASVVVSGTLKTILGFLIISAGSGVLTGALGIFEPMWNTIFGIESPPVLQGTPDFLAEYGSIVALVMTFGFLLNVLLARFTKFKYIYLTGHMMFWVTLITTAILVEAIPGISKTALLIIGSLLMGVYWTLQPAYTQKFMKKITGNDQIALGHTSSSVSFLAAIVGKYIGNPEQSTEKIKLPKGLDFLKDSNVIITIVMGLLYAVGATIIYLRPDFGTNPAIQQLASKAGSQNFIIYGFLQGFQFAAGIAVILYGVRLFIGELVPAFKGIATKIAPNAVPALDCPVVFPYAPTATIIGFLSAFVTALLWLVVLGTSGAHAFVPTMIVIFFHAATAGVFGNITGGVRGAIAGGIITSTVVALGQWWMVGALAHTVPDTVLWAADSDMFIFGFILSSVAKLFAGI, from the coding sequence ATTTCAACAGCTCAGTGGTTGGCTGACAACATATTTGGACAGCCTGCATTCTTAATAGGTTTGGTTGCCTTGGTTGGACTCTTACTTCAAAATAAGCCAGCATCTGTGGTGGTAAGTGGCACTTTGAAGACCATTTTGGGATTTTTAATAATTAGTGCGGGTTCGGGGGTTCTTACAGGAGCGTTGGGCATATTTGAGCCAATGTGGAATACCATATTTGGTATAGAGTCACCACCTGTTTTACAGGGGACGCCAGATTTTCTTGCAGAATACGGGAGCATAGTGGCATTAGTAATGACATTTGGTTTTTTGCTGAATGTATTATTGGCCAGGTTCACGAAATTTAAATATATTTATCTTACAGGCCATATGATGTTCTGGGTAACACTGATAACCACAGCAATTTTAGTAGAAGCCATCCCAGGAATTTCAAAAACCGCCTTATTGATAATTGGGAGTTTATTAATGGGTGTGTATTGGACACTACAGCCTGCATATACTCAAAAGTTCATGAAAAAAATAACCGGCAACGACCAGATCGCGTTGGGGCATACTTCATCTTCTGTATCTTTTCTGGCTGCGATAGTTGGAAAATATATTGGCAATCCAGAGCAAAGCACAGAAAAGATAAAATTGCCAAAGGGATTAGACTTTCTAAAGGATTCCAACGTGATTATAACAATAGTGATGGGTTTACTTTATGCAGTAGGTGCGACTATCATTTATTTGAGGCCAGATTTTGGAACAAATCCTGCAATACAACAGTTAGCTTCTAAGGCAGGCTCACAGAACTTTATAATATATGGGTTTTTGCAGGGCTTTCAGTTCGCGGCAGGTATAGCGGTTATCTTATATGGAGTGAGGTTATTTATAGGTGAACTTGTACCGGCGTTCAAGGGTATTGCTACAAAAATAGCACCAAATGCAGTTCCAGCTTTGGATTGTCCAGTAGTATTTCCATATGCGCCAACTGCTACAATCATAGGCTTCTTATCGGCTTTTGTAACAGCTCTGCTATGGCTGGTTGTATTAGGTACCTCAGGAGCACATGCCTTTGTACCAACAATGATAGTAATATTCTTCCATGCAGCGACTGCCGGTGTTTTTGGCAATATTACCGGTGGAGTGAGAGGAGCTATAGCAGGTGGTATAATAACATCGACTGTTGTTGCTTTAGGACAGTGGTGGATGGTAGGTGCATTAGCCCATACTGTACCTGATACGGTTTTGTGGGCGGCAGACTCTGACATGTTTATTTTTGGCTTTATCTTGTCATCAGTAGCAAAACTATTTGCCGGGATATAA
- a CDS encoding SIS domain-containing protein, producing MLSNDYINKIGEIIDKIKTLELNNLELSSSAIARCIMDGGIVHIFGCGHSHILGEEMYYRAGGLVPVHPILDTGLMLHEGAAKSSDLERFEGYGTILAKYQDIRKGDIVIVISNSGRNPVPIEMAIYAKGKEARVIVITSMEYSKSQPSRHSSGKHLYEFGDIVIDNHGVPGDAVLKLDGIPEPFAPSSTVIGATILNAVFARAVEIMHENGYEPPIFISGNIDGADEHNRKLMERYRDRIKF from the coding sequence GTGCTAAGCAATGACTATATAAATAAAATTGGAGAAATTATTGACAAAATAAAAACTCTTGAGTTAAATAATTTAGAGCTCTCTTCATCTGCGATAGCCCGGTGTATAATGGATGGTGGCATTGTCCACATATTTGGATGTGGCCATTCGCATATACTGGGAGAGGAGATGTACTACAGGGCAGGTGGATTAGTACCAGTACATCCTATACTGGACACCGGCCTTATGCTCCATGAGGGAGCAGCCAAAAGCTCAGACCTTGAGAGATTTGAGGGATATGGTACCATCCTTGCAAAATATCAAGACATAAGAAAGGGTGATATAGTTATAGTCATATCAAACTCAGGGAGAAATCCGGTACCCATAGAGATGGCCATATATGCAAAGGGAAAAGAGGCAAGAGTTATAGTGATAACATCTATGGAATATTCAAAATCGCAGCCCTCGAGGCACTCCAGCGGAAAACATTTGTATGAGTTTGGAGATATAGTCATAGATAACCATGGAGTACCTGGGGATGCCGTACTCAAGCTGGATGGCATTCCTGAACCCTTTGCACCTTCTTCCACAGTAATTGGGGCAACTATACTGAATGCTGTCTTTGCCAGGGCAGTAGAGATAATGCATGAGAATGGATATGAGCCGCCAATATTCATAAGCGGCAATATTGATGGGGCAGATGAGCATAATAGAAAACTCATGGAGAGATATAGGGATAGGATAAAATTTTGA
- a CDS encoding DsbA family protein, producing the protein MKIEVYSDYVCPFCYMGKVVLDAVYYIQAISIIKIFLYSLLTYV; encoded by the coding sequence ATGAAAATTGAGGTTTATTCGGACTACGTTTGTCCATTTTGCTACATGGGCAAGGTTGTCCTGGATGCAGTCTACTACATTCAAGCCATATCCATTATAAAGATATTCCTTTATAGCTTATTGACATACGTATAA
- a CDS encoding BglG family transcription antiterminator, translated as MQLDTRCIDILNYLLETDKPATTSKLAEVFKVSTRTIRYDLDRIDDWLKENNISPVERKPNTGVYLREKKSIADALSSINYYEYGPGRLEREDILKALILKARDEIKIDELAEKLYVSRNTVINDLKNVRDWFKRFNINIKPTKNGLKVIGKEKDIRRAAIELLTDEVDTAKILEYLEGWNFGPGAGKEMSDFISEEDTKFLSEVLREAERELGYRLSDMDFSGLILHLAIAVKRIKLGRNIMMPHEEIKQLQVTKEFAVASQIASCIESHYGIEVPIEEMGYITLHLLGSKSTTAVDIEKENWLDVEFMTSELIKKVEEELKVDLEHDDILFKGLKEHLTPTLYRIKNDLPVKNPLLDDVKANYPKLFKAVEKAVKIVENYAGKRINEDEIGYISFHFGAALERMRSKRSIRAVLVCSTGLGTARLLATRVMNEFENIIIEDITSYHGLKELKTDADIIISTINLKDTTLPYVRVSPMLAEEDIDSIKRILREIYIKPEPINGDKLEQVIKAIKRYAIVTDEAGLKEELSRIIAPKIPHLISREVRQPVLNDLLTEKTIKLNVEVDNWEEAIREGGKLLLEAGKIEARYIDAMIKTAKQLGPYIVIAPGIAMPHARPEDGVKEVGMSLITLRTPVNFGHRQNDPVKIVVCLCAVDNNSHIKALSQLVKFLSSEDVQSVLIKDINKERVIDYIIKYSS; from the coding sequence ATGCAGCTGGATACCCGTTGCATTGACATATTAAATTATCTCCTTGAAACAGACAAGCCGGCTACGACCTCTAAACTGGCTGAAGTCTTTAAGGTCAGTACCAGGACAATAAGATATGATTTAGACAGGATAGATGACTGGCTGAAGGAGAATAACATTTCACCCGTTGAGAGAAAACCCAATACAGGGGTCTATCTTAGAGAAAAGAAATCTATTGCAGACGCCCTATCCTCGATTAACTATTATGAATATGGGCCTGGCCGCCTGGAGAGGGAAGACATACTTAAGGCCCTTATCTTAAAGGCTAGGGATGAAATTAAGATAGATGAACTGGCAGAAAAGCTCTATGTCAGCAGGAACACAGTAATAAATGACCTTAAGAATGTAAGGGATTGGTTTAAAAGGTTTAATATAAATATTAAGCCTACAAAAAATGGTCTTAAAGTAATTGGCAAGGAAAAGGACATAAGGAGGGCAGCAATAGAACTCCTTACCGATGAAGTGGACACTGCAAAGATTTTAGAATATCTGGAAGGATGGAACTTTGGGCCTGGTGCCGGGAAAGAGATGTCTGATTTCATCTCTGAGGAAGACACTAAATTTTTATCAGAGGTCTTAAGGGAGGCAGAAAGAGAACTGGGATACAGACTCTCCGATATGGACTTTTCAGGACTCATACTGCATCTTGCAATTGCGGTAAAGAGAATAAAGCTGGGAAGGAACATAATGATGCCACATGAAGAAATAAAACAGCTTCAGGTTACCAAGGAATTTGCAGTTGCTTCTCAGATAGCCAGCTGTATAGAGAGCCACTATGGTATAGAAGTCCCGATAGAGGAAATGGGATATATTACACTCCATCTCCTGGGCAGTAAGTCTACCACGGCAGTAGATATAGAAAAGGAAAACTGGCTTGACGTGGAGTTTATGACCTCAGAACTCATAAAAAAGGTAGAAGAAGAGCTGAAGGTAGATCTGGAACATGATGATATTCTCTTTAAAGGATTAAAGGAACATCTCACACCCACACTCTACAGGATAAAAAATGACCTTCCCGTGAAGAACCCACTGCTGGATGACGTTAAAGCCAACTACCCAAAGCTGTTCAAAGCAGTGGAAAAAGCAGTAAAGATAGTGGAAAATTATGCAGGTAAGAGGATTAATGAAGATGAGATTGGCTATATATCATTTCATTTTGGAGCAGCATTAGAAAGAATGAGGTCCAAAAGGTCCATTAGAGCCGTACTGGTTTGCAGTACGGGGCTTGGTACGGCCAGGCTGCTGGCTACCAGGGTAATGAATGAGTTTGAAAATATAATTATTGAAGATATCACATCCTATCATGGGCTAAAAGAACTAAAGACAGATGCGGACATTATTATCTCAACAATAAATTTAAAAGACACAACACTGCCGTATGTAAGAGTATCACCTATGCTTGCAGAAGAGGATATAGACAGTATAAAAAGAATTTTAAGGGAGATTTATATAAAACCTGAACCAATCAATGGCGATAAGCTCGAGCAAGTTATAAAGGCAATAAAACGATACGCCATAGTAACAGACGAAGCGGGGTTAAAAGAAGAATTAAGCAGGATCATCGCACCAAAAATACCACATTTGATTTCGAGGGAGGTAAGACAACCAGTGTTAAATGACCTTTTAACGGAGAAAACAATCAAACTAAATGTAGAAGTGGATAACTGGGAGGAGGCAATAAGGGAAGGTGGGAAGCTTTTACTTGAAGCAGGTAAGATAGAAGCAAGATATATTGACGCTATGATAAAGACGGCAAAGCAGCTCGGGCCATACATCGTTATAGCACCCGGCATAGCTATGCCTCACGCCAGGCCTGAAGATGGAGTAAAGGAGGTGGGGATGAGCCTTATAACACTAAGGACTCCGGTAAATTTCGGACATCGACAAAATGACCCTGTAAAGATTGTGGTGTGCCTATGCGCAGTAGACAATAACAGCCATATAAAGGCACTATCACAACTGGTAAAGTTTTTGAGCAGTGAAGATGTTCAAAGTGTGCTCATTAAGGATATAAATAAAGAAAGAGTCATAGATTATATCATAAAATATTCGTCGTAG
- a CDS encoding PIN domain-containing protein: MRIYLDNCCFNRPFDDQTQMKIKLESEAKLYIQDAIHNGLFELVWSYILDYENAMNPFEERKITISSWKNIANFDCDENDEIILIAENLEGKGIKAKDALHLACAIYTRCKYFLTTDIKLLKRNLDSINIVNPVEFVRRWEDDEL, encoded by the coding sequence ATGCGTATTTATCTTGATAATTGTTGTTTTAATAGGCCATTTGATGATCAAACTCAAATGAAAATAAAGTTGGAATCAGAAGCTAAATTATATATCCAAGATGCAATACATAATGGACTTTTTGAATTAGTATGGTCATACATTCTGGATTATGAAAACGCTATGAATCCTTTTGAAGAACGGAAAATAACTATCAGTTCATGGAAAAATATAGCTAATTTTGATTGTGATGAAAACGATGAAATTATATTGATTGCTGAAAATCTCGAAGGCAAAGGAATAAAAGCAAAGGATGCATTACATCTGGCTTGTGCCATTTACACAAGATGCAAATACTTTTTAACAACCGATATTAAACTATTAAAGAGAAATTTAGACTCTATTAATATTGTAAATCCAGTGGAATTTGTTAGAAGATGGGAGGATGATGAACTATGA
- a CDS encoding PTS sugar transporter subunit IIB, with protein sequence MKILTVCGLGQGTSLLLRMNVEEVLNELKIQAEVDHMDVSYAASENAELILTSPQLAPLLERNPAQKIIINNYFDKNEIKEKLKEYFNI encoded by the coding sequence ATGAAGATATTAACAGTATGCGGGTTGGGCCAGGGTACAAGTCTATTGTTAAGAATGAATGTAGAGGAGGTGTTAAATGAATTAAAAATACAGGCTGAAGTGGATCATATGGATGTCAGCTATGCGGCGTCTGAGAATGCAGAATTAATACTTACATCACCCCAGTTAGCACCCTTGCTGGAACGAAACCCGGCGCAAAAAATTATTATCAACAATTACTTTGATAAAAATGAGATTAAAGAAAAGTTAAAAGAATACTTTAATATTTAA
- a CDS encoding phosphotriesterase family protein, which produces MRFVRTIKGDIDPSKLGITYSHEHLYSKPPYWVSGKDEDLVVDDTAKIVNEIKMFIDAGGNSIIEGTAIDYGRDVLKLKEIADNVDINIVCTTGFNKGLYYEKWVHEMPMEEMVELMIKEVMEGYKDTGIKCGQIKIGTSYNTITPTEEKVIRAAAKAQNYTKAPMYAHTEIGTMALEQIEILRQEGIDLTHVAFGHMDRNPDMWYYLKIAETGAYLIFDGLGKVKYYPESVRINSIIELCKKGYQKKIMISGDMARKSYYIEYGGGPGLTFILTKWVPRFIEEANSQGLNGKEIIEDLLINNPREFFSFRV; this is translated from the coding sequence ATGAGGTTTGTAAGGACTATAAAAGGTGATATCGACCCATCAAAATTGGGAATAACATATTCACATGAGCATTTATATTCTAAACCACCCTATTGGGTCAGTGGCAAAGATGAAGATCTGGTTGTAGATGATACAGCGAAGATTGTTAATGAAATAAAGATGTTCATAGATGCTGGCGGCAATTCCATTATAGAAGGAACTGCAATCGACTATGGGAGAGATGTTTTAAAATTAAAAGAAATAGCAGATAACGTTGACATTAATATTGTTTGTACAACAGGTTTTAATAAAGGACTCTATTATGAAAAATGGGTACATGAGATGCCTATGGAAGAGATGGTTGAACTAATGATAAAAGAAGTCATGGAGGGCTATAAAGATACTGGAATAAAGTGTGGGCAGATTAAAATTGGTACAAGCTATAATACAATTACACCAACAGAAGAAAAGGTAATAAGAGCCGCTGCAAAGGCCCAAAATTATACAAAAGCACCTATGTATGCTCATACGGAAATAGGGACTATGGCGTTAGAACAAATAGAAATATTAAGGCAAGAGGGGATTGACCTGACTCATGTGGCCTTTGGCCATATGGATAGAAATCCTGATATGTGGTATTACCTCAAAATAGCAGAAACAGGTGCTTACCTTATATTTGATGGTCTTGGAAAAGTAAAGTATTATCCAGAAAGTGTAAGAATAAATTCTATTATAGAACTCTGCAAGAAAGGCTATCAAAAGAAAATAATGATTTCTGGGGATATGGCAAGGAAGTCATATTATATTGAATATGGTGGTGGGCCTGGCCTAACCTTTATACTAACCAAATGGGTGCCAAGATTCATAGAAGAGGCGAATTCCCAGGGGTTAAATGGTAAAGAAATAATTGAGGATCTGCTTATAAACAATCCACGTGAATTTTTCAGCTTCAGGGTGTGA
- a CDS encoding type II toxin-antitoxin system HicA family toxin, translating into MTEKELLKLLNQNGWVITEGKKHHLATHPDKPGIKIPIPRHKKDIPAGTLHNILKAAGLK; encoded by the coding sequence TTGACAGAAAAAGAACTTCTAAAACTGCTAAATCAAAACGGCTGGGTTATAACAGAGGGTAAGAAACATCACCTTGCAACTCACCCAGATAAACCAGGAATTAAAATCCCTATCCCCCGCCATAAAAAAGATATCCCAGCAGGTACACTACATAATATCCTGAAA
- a CDS encoding AAA family ATPase produces the protein MEIAGTADDIFTKSAYEAVYSATKGIPRLINNLVTASLIYAYSKKQKEIDEEAIYQAQNEINIYE, from the coding sequence ATGGAGATAGCAGGCACAGCAGACGACATATTTACAAAGTCGGCATATGAAGCAGTATACTCTGCTACCAAGGGTATACCCAGATTAATAAATAACCTGGTAACTGCCTCACTCATCTATGCATATTCCAAAAAACAAAAAGAGATAGATGAAGAAGCAATATACCAGGCACAAAATGAAATCAACATATACGAGTAG
- a CDS encoding creatininase family protein, producing the protein MNEWQELSWQEYEQLTNKKYAILPLGALEQHGPHMKLGTDNFLAEGVARLLSEKIKGILLPTINYGQVWSLKRFPGSLSLSTDTLKAIIKDIARGVKFQGVQYLIIVNSHIGNMTAVKEAAREIYDEIGFRVIYFTYPGINEIAKNVCQSPKSHPSIIHACEIETSMMLYIDDTKVDMNKAVTEYPEYPPGFDETPIYWDEVSSFGVFGDAKAATRQKGEQIINSVINNMITIIENITRRDESAKQ; encoded by the coding sequence ATGAATGAATGGCAGGAACTTTCGTGGCAGGAATATGAACAACTAACAAATAAAAAATACGCTATATTACCCCTGGGGGCCTTGGAACAGCATGGCCCACATATGAAACTTGGTACTGATAATTTTCTGGCAGAAGGTGTAGCCCGGCTGTTGTCAGAAAAAATAAAAGGAATTTTGCTTCCTACTATTAATTACGGCCAGGTATGGTCTCTCAAGAGATTTCCCGGTAGTCTCTCGCTATCGACAGATACTCTTAAAGCTATAATAAAAGATATAGCAAGAGGAGTAAAATTTCAGGGAGTACAGTATTTAATAATAGTTAACTCACATATAGGTAATATGACAGCAGTTAAGGAGGCAGCCAGAGAAATATATGATGAGATAGGATTCAGGGTAATATATTTTACTTATCCTGGAATAAATGAAATAGCTAAAAACGTTTGTCAGTCACCTAAGAGCCACCCATCTATAATACATGCCTGCGAGATTGAGACATCAATGATGCTTTATATTGATGATACTAAGGTAGATATGAACAAGGCGGTTACGGAGTATCCAGAATATCCACCGGGCTTTGATGAAACACCAATATATTGGGACGAGGTATCAAGTTTTGGAGTATTTGGAGATGCAAAAGCCGCTACACGCCAAAAAGGAGAGCAGATTATAAATTCAGTGATAAATAACATGATAACTATAATAGAAAATATAACAAGGAGAGATGAGAGTGCTAAGCAATGA